In Gossypium hirsutum isolate 1008001.06 chromosome A10, Gossypium_hirsutum_v2.1, whole genome shotgun sequence, the DNA window AGACATACATATCTATTTCCTACTCAGATCAGACTATCAGAATATTAGATCATATGGAAAAGGGTTTAATTAGCCCTTACCTACcttacggtaggcccacagtcgattgaATTGACCAGTGCGACTTTAGGGGCCCATATGCCTAGATTGGccttgcctgtgtggcccacacggcctggctcaAAACCCACACGCCCATCCTGGCCTAGCCCATGTGGCCACACGGCCACACCTTTgtcgtcacacggtcgtgtcttgcaCATGACCTTACCTTTGacagtcacacagccgtgtgtcgcacacggccagtcacacgcccatgtggcgttAACAAACCAAATCTTTAGCTTTCGTGGAACCTCATTTTCTCGTGTTTTAGGTACACACTTGGTACGAATTTGATGCGAAAGTAATCTCAAGCCCTTTCAAACCTAAAAaccaataccccaaacatcgattTAGCAACCAAAATACAAATTCACAATAGAAATTCAATAATGCCCAAGAACTTACGGCAGACGATAAACCCCTGCTAACGTGTACTAAGCTATTGAACTGCAATTTTCTGCCTTACAACCTTCACCTAACACAAGACTTCCAAACCCATCCAAACTCTCTTAGACAACCGAGACAAAAATTAACATTTACTCTTACAcgaggattcaaacacaagacctccatcAAGCTAACTCCGATATGAGTTTACAAACAATATAACATAAGTCTACTCAGTAGGAATAAGGCTAGGATAGAAAATAATAGAGTTTGCCAAAAGTAAGACTTAAACTCAATGCCTCATACacacacttaaaacacttaaccactaaaacagatACATATTTTATGTCAAGATTTacagaaacagaaataaattattcaatgcGTTACATTCTTCCTCTCCTCCAAAACTTCTTACCAAAAAACATCCTACTTTAGTGGCCAAAATAAAAGTTTCTGGATCAAATTACACATTGaaataaaattcatgtataaatttaatatttatccctaaatttttattcaaaaatatgtATATACCTACTAAATGAAATTATCTTAGAGATTTAGATACTTACCAAACTTCAtcaattttatttctaattttcgCACTTTCCTTCCATTCTTCATGTATTCAAATTAATGAGATGGCAGCTTGACAAAGTGAGGGAATGCAATTGTGTACCCTTATTTACAAGTGACTCCACTAAACTGAAATCTGAATTCAAACATAGCGGGTTCATTAAACTTGCATGGTATTACTAAGACCTTTGATAAGCGTTTTAAGATATGGTTGAAACAGTACATGGTGCGAGATAGGGCAATTAAGCAGCAAATAAGTCACTATAACGGTACATTGATTAATCATAAATCTTTCTAGCCATAAGGATAAGATCATTTTTTTTTAGCACAGCAAGACCAGGTACGGCATCAAAGTCCAAATCTTCTTTATTCATCCCAGTTGGCATTTCCCAATCAAACTTGTAAAGAAGATTAGCAAGGGCAAGCTCCACTTCTGCAACTCCTATACACATTCCTGGGCAAACCCTTCTACCCGCACCAAACGGTAAGAACTCAAAGTTCAGTCCTTTGTAGTCAATGGAGCTGCCAAGGAACCTTTCAGGGCAAAACTCTTCTGGGTTTTTCCAAACTTTAGGATCTCTTCCTATTGCCCATGCATTCACATACACCAAGGTTTTAGCAGGTATTTGATACCCACCTATGTTGCAGTTTCTGAGTGTTTCTCGTGGCAATAACATTGGAGCAGTTGGATGCAGTCTAAAAGTTTCTTTTACTACACCTTTTAGGTAAGTTAAAGCCTGAACGTCATCTTCATTTATAAATCCCTTTTTTCCAACCAAATCCCTTACTTCCGCTTGAGTTTTCTTCAAACATTTTGGGTTTTTCATGAGGGCACTCATGACCCAAATCACAGTGGCTGCGGTTGTGTTAGTTCCAGCAATAAACACGTTCTGCATAACAAAAAAAggtaaaaggaaaaaaacaacCATGGTTATATTATATATGTGCATAAAGTGTGAAGCTAATgataaaaaatagaaaagtgAAGATGAGATGACCATAAGAATAGCTTTTATATGATCTATGGTAAGATCAAATGGAAAATCACGATCCATCCTTATTCGTAGTAACACGTCAAGTAGGTCTTCTTCCTGTGGTATTATCCTATTCGGATCAAGATGTTCATCAATGAGTTGTTGGTAGAAGGTATCAAGTTCTTTGAAAGTTTTTTCAAGACGAGTGAGAAACCCAGTGAATCTATCTACCCAACCCATGAAAGGAAAATAATCAGAGAAACTAAAGGATGACAACATGGCTTCACTTTCTTTGTGCAGCTCGTTGACCCTGCTTCTTTCAGCTCCACCATCGTATCTCTTTCCGAATCCTATTCTGCAAATTATTGAACGTGAAAGGCACATCATTGCCTCACTCAAGTTAACAGGCTGAGAATCAACCgataattgatatattttttcGACCAGGCGACCTACTTCGTCTTCTCGGATGGGACGATACTTTTTCACTCTGCTAAAGAGATGTACAACACTAAGTTTCCTCATCTCCTTCAAATAGTCCGTGTATGGTGAAAAAGCCAAATCCAAGGCGTTGTAAGATAATCTCGTAGCACCACGTAGTCTAGGCCTGCTGCAAAAGTCGAGGTCATGGGTTTTCAAAACCGCTTCAGCCATTTTTGCTGAAGAAACTACAAGGGTTGGCTTAAATCCAAATCGCAAGGACATAAGAGGACCATAGTTTTGAGAGAGTTTCCAAAGGAAAATATGAGGGAGGAGTGAGTTATCGAGCATCAGCATATGTAAGTGACCAATGAAGGGAAGGCCTGGAGGGCCTGGGGGAAGATGATTAAAATTGCCATTGTTGTTAATGCTATGTTTTAGCAGAATTATGAAGAGGAAGAAGGGGAGAGCTAGAAGAAATATCATAAATAGTGCAATTGCCATTCTGTTCCACTCAATCTGTTTGAAACTTTTGGGAAAGATTTACAATTAGAATAGCATGTATTTGGCTCTTTTGCTTTTCATGGGCATTGGTTTATGTGGTGGATTAGAAatccattttactattattaatttttttattaagtttgatgtcactaaaaattattaaaatatttttttatatacaaaacagtaataaatattaatataatggtgtttttatattttcatattttttaataaaaaacgcATGAATTTTAAGCatgattattttaatcaaaatttcacttaattttattttataaatatatcttgtacataaatatttttttcaataatggGTGTTTCAACTCAACAATGACTTATCAAACAAAGGTAAAAATGTCATTtactataaaagaaaaagtaatttaaaaaataaccaGGTAGATATGTCGCTGGTCATTAAGATAGTTTTAACCAGGGTGAACGTTAAATCTTAAAAGTcaacttgttttaaaattttaaagataaatattaaaattatacagtttaataaacgatttgatctAATGGAATTTGATTCGGtgtaattatacatataaaattttgattatagtttatatgtatatataaaactttaattttgatttatctGTACACTTTAaggaaataaatatattaatttatttttatatttgataaatataatttattacctatgcaataatagtaatatattgataattatgttaataatttataaaaaaattaaattaaaattttatatacattcatatatcATTACATATTTAACtacaattcatatataattttaatatttatctccaCGAATTCAATAGCGTAGAGGACCTAAAACCAAAATTGCACGAAAAGTCTACTAAACTAATAAATGCACAAAAAGTCTATTAAGCTATTAGTTTAGTAATAAAATACTTGTTTAATTCCAATTTTCAAATATCTACTCTCAAATAAAATACTTGTTTAGTGCAATTAAGAAAAGGTAGGCCAAAAGCAATCAATATTCTCAATAATTGAACCATGAGCAGCCCTAAAAGTCactgtgttttttaaattttttaaatttttacaaaatggtctAACTTGTTTTTAAATGCTAactagttaaaaaataaaaaaaattaattttaagtattaattttatataaaaataaaaatttttgtgtATATAGAATActtataaattatgatttttgtttgaaagtattgaatataattatttgtttgataatatattaattttttatttttgaaaatttattattttataattttaatgttattaatatggttttttctttttgaataattttggttaaaagttaagataataatttgaatattttaatttttaataaaatgatgaaataatttgcttcaaaaataagattttgaaaaataatatcaaattaatattttcaacattaagtgataagtaactgtctacttacttatcttattcaacactttttttttgttgaatttttttaagtaaaaaattaatatgattatcaaacacaattaaaaaattaaatgttgaaattttctatttttaatgaaatgaaaattttcaataatttattcagcacacattaaattagaattaattcCCACTTCTCTCAAAAATAAATTCCCACTTCATTAGTGTTATACCTACATTGCAACCCCCAATACGTGCCCCCCCGATGAAACCCAACAAGTGATTTCCAGCGGAGTCAACTCTTTAGCAAACTACACGTATCCAAATCGCTAAGTTGTGAACCTTAATTTGACAAACCTCATGTATGACGCAACTTCGCCGAGCATATGTGAGGTACATATGGGAAACCTCAATTGTTGCTTACCAATTTTCGTAACGGCTAGTTCTAGGATGTTACATTACCACCACTGCTAGAGGATTAAATTGGATCACCATGTCAGTAGTTCTTAGACACATATATAGTCATGTTTGT includes these proteins:
- the LOC107896240 gene encoding cytochrome P450 71B34; translation: MAIALFMIFLLALPFFLFIILLKHSINNNGNFNHLPPGPPGLPFIGHLHMLMLDNSLLPHIFLWKLSQNYGPLMSLRFGFKPTLVVSSAKMAEAVLKTHDLDFCSRPRLRGATRLSYNALDLAFSPYTDYLKEMRKLSVVHLFSRVKKYRPIREDEVGRLVEKIYQLSVDSQPVNLSEAMMCLSRSIICRIGFGKRYDGGAERSRVNELHKESEAMLSSFSFSDYFPFMGWVDRFTGFLTRLEKTFKELDTFYQQLIDEHLDPNRIIPQEEDLLDVLLRIRMDRDFPFDLTIDHIKAILMNVFIAGTNTTAATVIWVMSALMKNPKCLKKTQAEVRDLVGKKGFINEDDVQALTYLKGVVKETFRLHPTAPMLLPRETLRNCNIGGYQIPAKTLVYVNAWAIGRDPKVWKNPEEFCPERFLGSSIDYKGLNFEFLPFGAGRRVCPGMCIGVAEVELALANLLYKFDWEMPTGMNKEDLDFDAVPGLAVLKKNDLILMARKIYD